One genomic segment of Styela clava chromosome 3, kaStyClav1.hap1.2, whole genome shotgun sequence includes these proteins:
- the LOC120343131 gene encoding pancreatic lipase-related protein 2-like has translation MNLVRISVLVSCLYFVAGYETDCYPDIGCFTNAPPWGNTPERDIDTMPQDPAKVDTRFFLDTRKQYDLEIFYNNMEAVKSSTFDLTKPTRLIIHGYIDGSDEDWMKDMSDTLLAKENQNVIRVTWIGASLKINYDESVVNAEITGASTAVLVNNLIASFGLSASQFHCIGHSIGAHICGYVGDDVFGLGRISGLDPAGRYFEGTDVAVRLDETDALFVDVIHTDSGADKGYGTEQQSGDVDFWPNGGVEQPGCDQNLVVGIIGTVIPGQFVECNHMRAVHVYTESILSSCPFKSYPCTNYNDFVNGNCLTCKDTGCPQQGFYADAYAGMVSKTQAYLSTNEEPPYCEYMTHIGITLGSSGKKVDGSFYVTLVGTTATTQEQQLGGKGTEYGLEPNGHYDAVVYYDTDPGDVTSVNVQWKQEEIELGNQFITVQQVTVWKGDTQTEYNFCGDVAVELQEKTGYTLYPTC, from the exons TTGCTGGATATGAGACCGATTGCTATCCGGACATTGGATGCTTCACCAACGCCCCACCATGGGGTAACACCCCTGAGAGAGATATAGACACCATGCCCCAGGACCCCGCTAAAGTGGACACAAGATTCTTCCTTGACACGAGAAAACAATATGACCTGGAAATATTCTACAATAATATGGAAGCGGTGAA GTCCAGCACTTTCGATCTCACGAAACCGACTCGTTTGATTATCCATGGCTACATTGATGGCAGTGACGAGGATTGGATGAAAGATATGTCCGACACTCTCTTAGCG AAAGAAAACCAAAACGTGATCAGGGTTACCTGGATTGGCGCGtctttgaaaataaactatgaCGAGAGCGTTGTCAACGCGGAAATCACCGGAGCAAGCACTGCAGTATTGGTCAACAATTTGATT GCTTCATTTGGATTGTCTGCTTCTCAGTTCCATTGCATAGGACACAGTATCGGAGCTCATATCTGCGGTTACGTTGGTGATGACGTATTTGGGCTTGGAAGAATTTCAG GACTCGACCCAGCTGGAAGATATTTCGAGGGCACCGATGTCGCAGTCAGACTTGATGAAACTGACGCGTTGTTTGTGGATGTTATCCACACTG ATTCGGGCGCAGATAAAGGCTACGGTACTGAGCAGCAGTCGGGTGATGTCGATTTTTGGCCGAATGGAGGAGTGGAGCAACCAGGGTGCGATCAG AACTTGGTGGTTGGAataattgggaccgtaattccGGGACAATTCGTCGAATGCAACCATATGAGGGCCGTTCACGTCTACACAGAGTCAATTTTGTCATCCTGTCCCTTCAAATCGTATCCGTGTACGAACTACAATGATTTTGTCAACGGAAACTGCTTGACTTGTAAAGACACG GGCTGCCCACAGCAAGGATTTTATGCCGACGCCTACGCAGGGATGGTCTCAAAAACTCAAGCTTATCTAAGTACAAACGAGGAACCGCCTTATTGTG AGTACATGACTCACATCGGCATTACTCTTGGTTCATCTGGCAAGAAGGTTGATGGAAGTTTCTACGTTACTTTGGTTGGCACAACAGCAACAACACAAGAACAACAACTTGGCGGAAAAGG CACAGAGTACGGACTTGAACCAAATGGTCACTACGATGCAGTGGTTTACTACGATACTGACCCCGGTGACGTCACCAGCGTTAACGTCCAATGGAAACAAGAAGAAATTGAACTCGGGAATCAGTTCATAACTGTGCAACAGGTTACCGTGTGGAAAGGAGATACTCAGACAGA GTATAATTTCTGTGGAGATGTCGCTGTTGAGCTGCAAGAGAAGACAGGGTACACATTATACCCAACTTGCTAA